From Argopecten irradians isolate NY chromosome 3, Ai_NY, whole genome shotgun sequence:
AAGGGTTACGTGACCATGCATTCCGGTAAAGTGGATATACGATTGTTCCTCCATTGTGTAGACAAAGTAATCGCACTTTCTATTGTGCTTCGATTTGTATATACAGCGACCAGTTAGTTTCACAGTAGCGATGCAATCATCTATGGATTCCGATACAGCACACGTGGTCTCAGCTGGAAGGTaaaacatttcacaaaaatagttacatcaggGACGCAGGCTTATATAAGCTTTGTCTAAGAAATAATAGTTTGAGGGAAAGCtcatttttaatgatataatcGATATTACAATTCACTATACACATCCAAGTGACATAATCCAAGAAACACTACCGTGCGGAAATAGTTAAATAAATACCCATCTTAGTTTTATAGCGAAGATAAATAAAACTCTTACGTGTGCATGTGTTGAAGCCATCTCCAGTGAAACCAGGTAAGCAGACACAGTTGTAAACCCCATCAGTTTTTGAACACGTGGCCCATTGGCTGCAGCCCTCGTCGGAGTGGATAACCTCAAATTGGGCACTATTCCCTCTTTTCATACATTTCTCCACTCTAGTACAGTCGCTGGTGCGTCGGATGGTGTTtaactaaaatattttgaatttaagtTCATGAACATTTTAAGACGATAACAACTTGAATGCTTTCACACTATCTTTTGGAAATGCAGTTAAATCTTGTAAAATAACCTATCAAACAATGTTTACTAAGTTTCCACTGTGAGAAAATCGCTGAATTTATAGTACCGGTCATTTTATTTCGGTGTGCGCAATCATTGTAACCAGTACGTACCGACATTccgaaaatttaaaaaaaatgcatacagatttgtttaaaatcttaaaatatggaaaaataataaaatagtcAGACATACACCTGATTCAATATCACAAAACACATTAACTAATGTTAACTTATGTTTCGTGGATTGTTTTTtcaaaatagtcaaatatgatttATCACACAATGAAATGGTGTTAGGTTAATGAATTACAAACTTTAAGCTTGCAAAATGGTGAATTTGATCGAGAaccccatgtttttatatgatatttgaaaaatatattacatcgGTTATATCATAtgcaaatattgtaaaatcgACATGGGTTTtcgtttttttgttttgcttaatgTTTTGTAAGGGGCGAAGATACGCTAAAACAGGATTATTCCTTATAGAAACGATtcttgaaaataaagaaaattagtTAGTGTTGGTAAAAATACAATGGTTTCGTATTTTACTCGTATTTTAAAAACCAACAAGACTGAGACTACATTCAttaatatatcactgaaaaaatgattttatcaattttccATTTTCGGTTAGCAATTTGCaagatggtatatttcaagctgaAATGTCGCATAGGCCATACGAAATTCATATTTTGAATGCTGtacagctcgacattcgacattcaaaaTTGATTCATTTTCCTACAGGATGTGTTCTGATTTTCCTGCAGTCCAATAAACgacattcaatattttaaaaaatgtcactGGCAAACAAGCCGATTTTTCAATGCAATACAGCTCAACATAcgacattcccattttaaatgttttgcagCTGAACAGTGAACATTATAATGTCAATGGATAATGtacaatgttgtatataatgtacCTCTTTAATAGATAATGTACAATGCTGTATATAATGTACCTCTTTAATAGATAATGtacaatgttgtatataatgtacCTCTTTAATGGATAGTGtacaatgttgtatataatgtaactCTTTAATGGATAATGtacaatgttgtatataatgtacCTCTTTAATAGATAATGtacaatgttgtatataatgtaactCTTTAATGGATAATGtacaatgttgtatataatgtacCTCTTTAATAGATAATGtacaatgttgtatataatgtaactCTTTAATGGATAATGtacaatgttgtatataatgtaactCTTTAATGGATAATGTACAATGTTGTCTATAATGTAACTCTTTAATGGATAGTGtacaatgttgtatataatgtaactCTTTAATGGATAGTGtacaatgttgtatataatgtacCTCTTTAATGGATAGTGtacaatgttgtatataatgaACCTCTTTAATGGATAGTGtacaatgttgtatataatgtacCTCTTTAATAGATAATGtacaatgttgtatataatgaACCTCTTTAATGGATAGTGtacaatgttgtatataatgaACCTCTTTAATGGATAGTGtacaatgttgtatataatgtacCTCTTTAATAGATAATGtacaatgttgtatataatgtaactCTTTAATGGATAGTGtacaatgttgtatataatgaACCTCTTTAATGGATAATGtacaatgttgtatataatgtacCTCTTTAATAGATAATGtacaatgttgtatataatgaACCTCTTTAATGGATAATGtacaatgttgtatataatgtaactCTTTAATGGATAGTGtacaatgttgtatataatgaACCTCTTTAATGGATAATGtacaatgttgtatataatgtacCTCTTTAATAGATAATGtacaatgttgtatataatgtaactCTTTAATGGATAGTGtacaatgttgtatataatgtacCTCTTTAATGGATAATGtacaatgttgtatataatgtacCTCTTTAATGGATAGTGtacaatgttgtatataatgtacCTCTTTAATGGATAATGtacaatgttgtatataatgtaactCTTTAATGGATAGTGtacaatgttgtatataatgaACCTCTTTAATGGATAATGtacaatgttgtatataatgtacCTCTTTAATGGATAATGtacaatgttgtatataatgtaactCTTTAATGGATAGTGtacaatgttgtatataatgaACCTCTTTAATGGATAATGtacaatgttgtatataatgtaactCTTTAATGGATAATGtacaatgttgtatataatgtaactCTTTAATGGATAGTGtacaatgttgtatataatgaACCTCTTTAATGGATAATGtacaatgttgtatataatgtaactCTTTAATGGATAGTGtacaatgttgtatataatgaACCTCTTTAATGGATAGTGtacaatgttgtatataatgaACCTCTTTAATGGATAGTGtacaatgttgtatataatgaACCTCTTTAATGGATAGTGTACACTGTTGTATATAATGTACCTCTTAAATAGTATAAActacttctctcaatgttaTATACATTAGGGATTACAAAGTAGGAGTGTCAGTTTGGGTCCTCTGGTGGTCATGACCGATacgcattattttttgtttacagatacccgggggtaaggattttttttaatttttgaactttaaaacaccaataattgtATTGCTATGTTCAGAAGTAACATAAACGGAATCAAATAGTAGTATTTTTCCGTAATGAATCGCATTTGAGAGaatgtaattaaatataatacaatgcatatttaaaaacatttgcAAAATCAttattgcatttcaaaattttattgcAAAGTATTTTAGCAAGTATATGACCCTCTGAACACAAGCAAAACAATTATTGgtgtaaaagtttaaaaaaggaaaaatctTCTTCACCTCTCCCCCCTGCTCTCCCTACTCAATCCTTTCTAATCCACAATATTCTTTGCCTAaatttataatatgcaaatatattgcTCATTGCaatttgatataatgtatataacatttaGTCTAGTATATTATGGCACCAGATGAACTTTATTCTTGAATATTTGACATTTAACAAAATAGGTCACTGTAACCTATTGTTTGACACCAAgtaatattttccaaaatgttttatttttaacatacaaatgaaTTATAACTCATATgaaattattcaaaaatataatttggttccaacaaaacttgacaaaacaaaaaattgcccctcctgtttaacccctcccccataactcacaagggacttTGACCTGAtcttaatcatatgtcatatcatgatgtcctaacccccgggtatctgtaaacaaaaaataatgcttatcggtcatggccaccagaagACCCTAATTGACACTCTTCCTTTGTATAAATGCTAGGGCTAATCTACGAGTGCATGAGTTTCAGTGCCAAAGGTGCCAATTTGGTGGTATTTACTTAATACATCTCATATGTCACATACTAAGGTGATTCAAAATGGTATTAATCTACACGACATTTCAAGCATGGGCTCTAGGAAAATGATCATACCCTAAAATTTCGATAACAAGCCACGGCTTATAcattttttagtattttgaATACTGAATGTCGATTGTCGAGTTGCATGACATTGAAAAATGCAAATGTCACATAGCAAGCTTCACGACATTAAAAATGAGATTGTCGTATGTCGAGCGATCTCCATGACCTGGGTATTGAATGTCGAATGTTGAGCTGTAAAGCATTCAAAATGCGAATGTCTCATATCTCATGTCGACACAACATCAACGTTCGGTCTTTTGGCTACTGAAAACACACCATATTGACGTTTTGGAATGTCGGATATCGAATGTCGAATGTTGAGCCAACTTCTCATCTTTCTCAATAACAGTGGTGTCGTCTATTATCTCTTCTCATAATCTGATGATCGGTATATCCAGTATAATAATAGTATAAGTTATCTGATTAACTATCATGACTGCCTGCTCCTATGGTCTTGTGACCAACTTTTAACCACTCACATATGCTGTTATAGGTAGCCACGTCTTTGTTGACGACTTAGCAGCTTTAGACTCTTACACTGTTTTATGATCAAAGAGCCAGAATATTGAGATTTGTTATGACAACTCCAGTTATTAAAATTGTTAAACAAAAAGTGGTGAATTATCCtatttgtaacattttgtatacatatggataagatacaggtagatataaggattaaagtatcTTTCTGGTGTTTCTATGGAAGGATAAAgtgtagggtatcgatatttgtcgcggtccatgaaacaataTCTTCACACAAGTCttcacatatatacaatgtaaaacacagcacaattaaaacaacaaaattgtaTGTTACCCGACTCAATTATACCCTTCGATAGTACAACTATAAAGATACTTTTATccttaaatgaaaataattaatgtaaaaaagCATAGTAAGGAGGAAATATGCTCTGACGACCTACCTTGAAATAACGACCGTTTTCCTGACATCCGCAGTTCCTCTTACGAACACACGTGTCTCCACTTTCAATAAACCCGCGTTTGCACACACAACCGTCTACTTTAGGCCTTGTGCATTTGGGTGCTGCATTTCTGTCGACACAAGAATTAGCACAGCCTTTTGTTACCGCTCGGTATGCAGACCGTTTTTGACACTTTATACTTTTTcctgaaataaaaacatttccaTGTATTTTCAATagaatatcattatcattaacagAACCACGCCAGTCAAACTATCTTTTACTCGGGACATCAAGTATTGCTATAATTCCTCCGGTCATcctttgatgttttatttatgaACGTGGTTTCAAAAGTTTGGTAAGAGGTAGTTCGCAATTTTCGAATATCCCGAAAATCATCCTACGTTTGAGTATTGACAACTAACGtaacaataataacaacaacTTTCTGTAGAACATTTCACTGTAGTTTAAAGCAGAGTGACACACATCACCAAAGGGTACATGGTTAAAGAACTTCGGTTTTTGTGTTATAGCATTCAGCATTACAGTTATTTGCCGTAGAGGTACTATGTTAAGTTTCATATCAAATAGTTAAGCTGAATATCTTACTGCACAATCCCATTCTCCATCTGGCCAATGTGTTCATCCTGCTGCACCATGCTGCGTATCCCTCCAACACATTACACAAGACCTGATCTCGCACTTTCCTATCTCTGATGCTATGACAGTAATCTTGAACACAAACGTTGTACATATCTTGTGCGAGGAGTCGGTCTGCCTCGATGCACTTGAGGAATCTGGATGCTTTCACATCAGGATGAAGTTGGCCACATTTTCCACGTCGTGTGGCTATTTTATTTTGGCCGACATTGCATAGTTTAGGTGAATCAGCGTGACATCTGTAGGAGAATAATGGAAATAATACTTTGTGTTTCGGTTCGGTTGTTTAAACTTGCTAGCAactcaagaaaaaaaaacacctttggaaacatagtgaaaaaaaatgttttaaagataaataaaatactatGATACTAAATGTTATGcatttaaataacatttcataGTTTTATTAATACACTTACACTTGCGGCACCCCGTCCACAACCATTGGTATCAAGTTACTGCGTCCGATCTTGTTGTCTCTGTCAACTGATTCGGAAACATCCTCACCATTCAGAGTGCGGTAATCATTCTTCTCCTTATCACAGTTACCGCACATCCCACTGAGGTTTGGGCTGTATCCCTCGGGTACCTCTACCAAAACAGTGGCCTTGCCGCTCCACTGAATAGTGACGTGACAGTCCGTCTCCACTACCGTGTATATACCACTATGGGAAATCCTCAAAGCCCCGGTTTTACTACTGTACGGAAGGTCTGTATGCAAATTGTCAACCTAATAAAGAagttaaataatgaaatgcTGACCATTTTacgattattttcataattaattcGCTTTATCAATATGATAGATACATTGCTGACTAATAATAAGCACAGTAATTTATCATACCTTCTGAATATTATACCTTTTAAATATTATACCTTCTGAATATTATATCTTCTGAATGTTATACCTTCGCATTAGAAATAATCATTAAGTGACTGACTGTCAAGGATTTACCTGATACATAGAAAATAGAaagacatttacacacatgCGGTCTCATAATATATGGTTTGCAATGGTCTTAGACATCCCACAAGCACGCTTTCAGATACACGTAATTGCTTTACTCACCGAGACATCATTTCCTTTCAGGAGCACGGTTTGGCCGTATATTTCGATTAAAACGGATTTGATGGTAACTGGTTCTCCGTCATGTCCGGCTTCATTGTTGACAATGATTCTGTAGTCACAATATGGGTCCCTACTATCAGTATGATCGGACAGCAGGTAGCTACAGTTTGCTGAGTATCGTATCATAGAACCGTCAAATGTTCGGTAGTGCACATGGCCAGATGCGGAACAGGTACAGGGCTCTAGAATAGCAAGCGTCAATAGTTAATATCTATcaacaaatatcatataaattgaACACTAATTTCATACCCTATATGTAATGAACAAGCACGTACATTTGCCATGGATATCACCGAATACTAGTGAAATATTCGCAAAAAGCGTCAAACATTAATATCAACTACAATCCAAACGACGACAAATATCAATAGGTTTTGGTCATTTCTATAATTAACCCTCAAATTCGATTGTTTTTCATTCCTATTATTCAGCGattaaattattgaatttcaCGTCACGAGGACATCCTTGATACAAGAGGTATGATGATTGTGTATTATTGAATTTCACGTCACGAGGACATCCTTGATACAAGAGGTATGATGATTGTGAATTATTGAATTTCACGTCACGAGTACATCCTTGATACAAGAGGTATGATGATTGTGTATTATTGAATTTCACGTCACGTGTACATCCTTGATACAAGAGGTATGATGATTGTGTATATTGAATTTCACGTCACGAGTACATCCTTGATACAAGAGGTATGATGATTGTGTATTATTGAATTTCACGTCACGTGTACATCCTTGATACAAGAGGTATGATGATTGTGTATTATAGAATTTCACGTCACGAGTACATCCTTGATACAAGAGGTATGATGATTGTGTATTATTGAATTTCACGTCACGTGTACATCCTTGATACAAGAGGTATGATGATTGTGTATATTGAATTTCACGTCACGAGTACATCCTTGATACAAGAGGTATGATGATTGTGTATTATTGAATTTCACGTCACGTGTACATCCTTGATACAAGAGGTATGATGATTGTGTATATTGAATTTCACGTCACGAGTACATCCTTGATACAAGAGGTATGATGGTTGTGTATTATTGAATTTCACGTCACGAGGACATCCTTGATACAAGAGGTATGATGATTGTGTATTATTCAATTTCACGTCACGAGGACATCCTTGATACAAGAGGTATGATGATTGTGTATTATTGAATTTCCCGTCACGAGTACATCCTTGATACAAGAGGTATGATGATTGTGTATTATCGCAGTTGCCATAACATCTAAGCTATAATATAGTGGATATTTTGTCAACTTGTCCAATATTTACTTAGGTTCTAATCCAAAAACCATAGTGctcatccttgaacaaactttatacaTCTCCTAAAGACGTGTTTAAAATAACTacatattatcattaataataAGCTTGTTCAAGATCGTTTCTTagacgaaaattaaaaaaaaaaaacaaaaaaaaaaaaccctgataTTTTGTTCGAAGTCGCTGCATTTAACGTATATTTTGAATGGAAAGCtgcaaattaaaaacattttctattacaaatgaatCTGTGATGTACATAATATTTCAAACAGAACAACTTAATatctgttttttttaaaaatttttttatagATTGAGTGCCAAAAAGAGCCCTAGCCGGGATGTACTTAATATTTTAAACACAAAAActtaatttaataatatttgtttgcagtttaaaatgataaatttgttAACTGAAAGGTAGCAAAGATATACACAGTCCTTACATAATAAAACTAGAGACGATGTGTGCTGAGGATATTACACATAGGTTATATCCGTAACCTAAGATATTGTTTAGTTAGTGTACAGCGCACAATGCTTTACTTACTGTGACACTTGGTACCGTCGCCGATATAGCCTTTATTACATACACATTTCCTGCGTTTACACACGGCATTTTCGTCACACCTCTTCTTGGACGGTCCGCATAGTCCTAAAGTTATACATCACTTTTACAACAATTGATAGCAAGGGACCAAATGACATGGGATTGTCATCAAGCCGATGACACACACACGCAGCGACAAACAATGCAGGGGAGCTGTAACGGGGGACTACTGTCTATATATTTTCTGccattgataatatttacaatgtattaagTGAAATCGTATAACACTGTGTGTGTGACTTACAAATTATTGTGCAAGGAAGTAAATGTTCTCCTGATATTTGTCTTAAAGAGCAAGATATTCATGTTACTATTAAAGAAGAATGTACATGCCGTTAAATACCGCAGTGATGGTAATTAACTCCCCTAACACTATCCGTCTAAAAGGAATATCAAGtgtataataaaaccaaattaaGATTCAATTAAACGGTGACATGCATGTATAAGCACGTAATGTGAGACTACCGTGAAAGAGACGATTATATAAGATATTCTGGCAAAGGAATACTAGTACTAACTTCTGCACTTCACAGTTGCATCTCCATAAAAGTTTCTGTAGCATTTACATTTGTTTCGGGTACACCCAGAAAATTTCACACATTCATGTCCTCCACAGGTATCTAAAACATAAGCATACGCCAATGTATGGTTTTAAAGATGCtgcaccgccgacagagcagtAAACGgtatccatcatttgaacaataattgatcttaaatcgtgtatatattgAGGATACTCCTTAATGAgtaccagttatatttcatcgagtgaggtggaaactgatatttttcaagaaacaaggaatattgtatttattacatttgttttctcgcttCCATTTACAAAAGACCTTCACTACTAGTTACACCAAAGGTTATTCCACCATTGTATTTCACAGTTATTTTCCCTTGCGATATTCCGTCGTATTTTTGCGACGTCAGTTTTTGTGCTAAAACTATTGAGATAACAATCATAgttatattttcactgtcaatgatATTCCAATTGGTAAAAAAGCGAATTGCTATTTTCACCGAAGTGAAGTATATTGCATTTATGTTCAgcgtaaaaccttatatttcactgctgctaaaaatgtaatgaatgtgtctaaatacatgtaattgaaaaatacatataggataatttattttgctcttGGTACATGCGTTATCAGTATCTCATTCGATATAGTGCTTAGTAACGTGGATGTAAAGAAACGTTttcaactgaagaaaaacactaattcGTCAGCTCCTacttttgatagagaaaaaataccattcgtcagcagtgtagcatctttaacaatCGCAGAAATAATCAatcaaggtacatgtatacacattcGCTCAAATTAACTTTACCCTTTTAAAAGTATACAACTTTGGCTGAACTTTGGCTAAACTTCGTATTAAAGGAAGCTAGAAGTAGCTTGTAGGGATACCTCTTGATTGTCTTGACTCGTTCTGACTGCGGTTGTCCCTTAGTGAAAACTTTTACTTACTTCAGTGgtgatgtatacatacatatagaaCTTTGCTTACTTTAAAACGTTCTCTTAAAATAACTAGGCACAATGtctcacatgtactaatgatcATGACTTGCAAGCACATACATTAACTTTGTCCTTTCAcaatattctaactatgtacatATCCACGACGAGCGAATATTGAACCGTAAGCTGTCTCTTGTTCCATATTTTGCACAAAATTGAAACCTATTTAAAAGCATACCTGTACAATTCACGTGTCCTACACCGTAGTAACCCTGATGACATACGCAACGGCGATTGTTGACACATCTAGCGTTGTCCACACATAATCTACGTCCACACACAACTGAAAAAGGAAAACACAATGTTTACCAATCAAGATTAAAAATGCTCTAGCTATACGTAACTTGTGTGTTCATCctattatttgttttacacGAGCATACATTTGCACTTATTCTAATTTTAGTTagcaatacaatatacattgcAGGCCATACCATCTGTAGATGTACATACGTTTACACTTGTTGCCAATCATCTTGTAGCCGTCTTTGCACTCGCAGCTATATCTTCCTGCAGGGCTGTttacacattttgaaaattcaGGACAGTCATATGTATCAGTAGTGCATTCGTCGAtatctatatgaaaataattaagataAGGGAAATATGTCATTTAGCATATAGCGATTCCACATCTACAAATAAGAATGAGGTATGATTTAAGTgattaaagaaataaaagtcAAACTTCTTTGTTTCagctttttgtttattttttttctcattttagtTTGTTTACCCAACCTAATGATAGTGTAGAA
This genomic window contains:
- the LOC138319209 gene encoding fibrillin-1-like, yielding MKNGICEDVNECLNEQNDCSENAECTNTEGGFSCACKDGFSGNGKNCEDINECSLSATSCTPNSDCVNTIPGYTCTCKEGFEMKNGICEDVNECLNEQNDCSENAECTNTEGGFSCACKDGFSGNGKNCEDINECSLSATSCTPNSDCVNTIPGYTCTCKEGFEMKNGICEDVNECLNEQNDCSENAECTNTEGGFSCACKDGFSGNGKNCEDINECSLSATSCTPNSDCVNTIPGYTCTCKEGFEMKNGICEDVNECLNEQNDCSENAECTNTEGGFSCACKDGFSGNGKNCEDINECSLSATSCTPNSDCVNTIPGYTCTCKEGFEMKNGICEDVNECLNEQNDCSENAECTNTEGGFSCACKDGFSGNGKNCEDINECSLSATSCTPNSDCVNTIPGYTCTCKEGFEMKNGICEDVNECLNEQNDCSENAECTNTEGGFSCACKDGYSGNGRTCEDIDECTTDTYDCPEFSKCVNSPAGRYSCECKDGYKMIGNKCKLVCGRRLCVDNARCVNNRRCVCHQGYYGVGHVNCTDTCGGHECVKFSGCTRNKCKCYRNFYGDATVKCRRLCGPSKKRCDENAVCKRRKCVCNKGYIGDGTKCHKPCTCSASGHVHYRTFDGSMIRYSANCSYLLSDHTDSRDPYCDYRIIVNNEAGHDGEPVTIKSVLIEIYGQTVLLKGNDVSVDNLHTDLPYSSKTGALRISHSGIYTVVETDCHVTIQWSGKATVLVEVPEGYSPNLSGMCGNCDKEKNDYRTLNGEDVSESVDRDNKIGRSNLIPMVVDGVPQVCHADSPKLCNVGQNKIATRRGKCGQLHPDVKASRFLKCIEADRLLAQDMYNVCVQDYCHSIRDRKVRDQVLCNVLEGYAAWCSRMNTLARWRMGLCRKSIKCQKRSAYRAVTKGCANSCVDRNAAPKCTRPKVDGCVCKRGFIESGDTCVRKRNCGCQENGRYFKLNTIRRTSDCTRVEKCMKRGNSAQFEVIHSDEGCSQWATCSKTDGVYNCVCLPGFTGDGFNTCTPETTCAVSESIDDCIATVKLTGRCIYKSKHNRKCDYFVYTMEEQSYIHFTGMHGHVTLMPMKETYKDCASFSLDHVNATVTIKEPVCACPPGH